Proteins from a genomic interval of Oncorhynchus nerka isolate Pitt River linkage group LG13, Oner_Uvic_2.0, whole genome shotgun sequence:
- the LOC115139968 gene encoding zinc-binding protein A33-like, with protein sequence MMETPIPVPELLLAILEELITEDLKTFQWYLTQVVLSDFPPFPKSKLENTDRLTTVDKMIKTSSYEGAVKVSLEILRKMNHNNLAEKLQRDSQISCPVCHDILRDPVILSCHHKLCTVCLHECWNQTDSRQCPVCETRILMDTARSEVLCSLHSEKFKLFCQEDKKLICVVCQTSKKHKNHNCSPIDEAAQDQKEELQTALNSLKEKLGVFSKISQTCAEHILSQAQHTEGQIKGQFEKLHQFLQEEEAARIAELKEEEEHKNRVMKENIEEMSREISSLANTIRFLEEELKAEDLSFLQNYESTKERAQCKLPDPMLISGVLIDVAKYLGNLQFRVWEKMHEIVKYTPVILNPNTSQPHLILSDDLTSVRHRDEDSINDSDETRQLPDNPERFDTVRMVLGSEGFNSGTHNWDIEVGDNTHWSLGVITESVQRKGEVKNGYWQIQFTGGKYDTHSPSGSDTLLTVRQKPLRIRVQLDWDGGRKPLQNHPPTKDQAAW encoded by the coding sequence ATGATGGAAACACCCATTCCTGTTCCTGAACTGCTGTTAGCCATTTTAGAAGAGCTAATCACTGAAGACCTTAAGACATTCCAGTGGTACCTGACTCAGGTTGTGCTCAGCGATTTTCCTCCCTTCCCTAAGAGCAAGCTGGAGAACACGGACAGGCTAACCACTGTGGATAAGATGATCAAGACCTCAAGCTATGAGGGAGCTGTGAAGGTGTCACTAGAGATCCTGAGGAAGATGAACCACAACAATCTCGCTGAGAaactacagagagacagccaAATATCCTGTCCTGTGTGCCACGACATCCTCAGGGATCCTGTTATACTGTCATGCCACCACAAACTCTGCACAGTCTGTCTACATGAATGCTGGAACCAGACAGATTCTCGGCAATGCCCTGTGTGCGAGACGAGGATCTTAATGGATACAGCAAGGTCTGAGGTGCTCTGCAGTTTGCACAGTGAGAAATTCAAACTCTTCTGCCAGGAGGATAAAAAGCTAATCTGTGTGGTATGTCAGACttcaaaaaaacacaaaaaccaTAACTGCAGCCCCATAGATGAAGCTGCACAGGATCAGAAGGAAGAACTCCAGACAGCACTGAATTCCTTAAAGGAGAAGCTTGGGGTCTTTAGTAAAATTAGCCAAACCTGTGCTGAACACATCTTGAGCCAGGCCCAGCACACAGAGGGTCAAATTAAGGGGCAGTTTGAGAAGCTTCACCAGTTTCTACAAGAGGAAGAGGCAGCCAGGATAGCTGAACTAAAAGAGGAAGAAGAGCACAAGAATCGAGTGATGAAAGAAAATATTGAAGAAATGAGCAGAGAGATATCATCACTTGCAAACACAATCAGATTCTTAGAGGAGGAGCTGAAAGCTGAAGACCTCTCATTTCTGCAGAACTATGAGTCCACAAAGGAAAGAGCCCAATGCAAACTGCCAGATCCAATGCTGATCTCAGGAGTGCTGATAGACGTGGCTAAATACTTGGGCAACCTGCAATTTAGAGTCTGGGAGAAGATGCATGAGATTGTGAAATACACTCCTGTGATTCTGAACCCCAATACTTCCCAACCACatctcatcctgtctgatgatctGACCAGTGTGAGACACCGTGATGAAGACAGCATCAATGACAGTGATGAAACACGGCAGCTTCCTGACAACCCAGAGAGGTTTGATACCGTTAGAATGGTCCTAGGCTCCGAAGGCTTTAATTCAGGGACACACAACTGGGACATTGAGGTTGGGGACAATACTCACTGGTCACTGGGTGTGATTACAGAATCTGTCCAGCGGAAGGGAGAAGTAAAGAATGGATACTGGCAAATCCAATTCACTGGTGGTAAATATGATACACATTCTCCATCAGGGTCAGACACTCTCCTTACTGTGAGACAGAAACCCCTGAGGATCAGAGTGCAGCTGGACTGGGATGGAG